The Syngnathus typhle isolate RoL2023-S1 ecotype Sweden linkage group LG16, RoL_Styp_1.0, whole genome shotgun sequence genome includes a region encoding these proteins:
- the grhl1 gene encoding grainyhead-like protein 1 homolog isoform X1, protein MSQEHDNKRAVLVVQNDPNYAGQRRSFTTEDEAWKSFLENPLTAATKAMMSINGDEDSAAALGLLYDYYKVPREKRTITQGKPDALVSDVDPNKRHQLQAAHGIPPLPETSMENRIQVLKAPFNILQLAQDKRNQFPSPDTTVTVSIAALQNYPHVKTEVPIHGLTVPNSCAETESHVGVFDRPHLAHNSVQFSPSTQSRTPPDSTFSESFKDGSQEVFSFPGELQLRMSSMTPEDYTHFDTVPGNNFEYTLEASKSLRQKTGDGTMTYLNKGQFYPITLREIDNKGLQQPITKVRSVVMVVFGEEKCREDQLKHWKYWHSRQHTAKQRCLDIADYKESFNTIGNIEEISYNAISFTWDTNEEAKIFISVNCLSTDFSSQKGVKGLPLNLQIDTYSYNNRSNKPIHRAFCQIKVFCDKGAERKIRDEERKQSRRKGKVADLNQGLSFVDVKVPILQKRNDVTIFKMMNDLETQPVLFIPDIHFSAFQRHPFAAEDGEDSSGMKRLPFSDEEFGSPPNKVARAEEPKKVLLYVRKETEEVFDAVMLKNPTLKGLVDAISEKYDLPLDKVGKVYKKCKKGILVHMDDNIIKHYSNEDTFQISMEELGGMYKLTLTEI, encoded by the exons ATGTCACAGGAGCATGACAA CAAGCGTGCCGTCCTGGTCGTGCAGAATGACCCCAACTACGCCGGCCAGCGTCGCTCCTTCACCACAGAAGATGAAGCCTGGAAGTCGTTCCTGGAGAACCCCTTGACGGCGGCCACCAAGGCCATGATGAGCATCAACGGGGACGAGGACAGCGCCGCTGCTCTGGGTCTGCTCTATGATTACTATAAG GTGCCCCGGGAAAAAAGAACTATAACCCAGGGCAAGCCAGATGCGTTGGTCTCTGATGTGGATCCCAACAAAAG GCACCAGCTTCAAGCAGCACATGGCATACCTCCTCTTCCAGAGACCAGCATGGAGAACAGAATCCAAGTCCTCAAGGCGCCCTTCAACATTCTCCAACTGGCCCAGGACAAGAGAAATCAGTTCCCATCACCAG ACACGACCGTCACCGTGTCCATCGCCGCCCTGCAGAACTACCCGCACGTCAAGACCGAAGTGCCCATTCACGGTTTGACCGTGCCCAACAGCTGCGCCGAAACTGAAAGCCACGTGGGGGTCTTTGACCGCCCTCACCTGGCCCACAATTCGGTCCAGTTCAGCCCCAGCACGCAGTCCCGCACGCCCCCGGACTCCACCTTCTCGGAGAGCTTTAAGGACGGTTCCCAGGAG GTGTTTTCATTCCCGGGTGAACTTCAGTTACGTATGAGCTCCATGACACCTGAGGACTACACGCACTTTGACACGGTGCCGGG GAATAATTTCGAGTACACCCTCGAAGCATCCAAGTCTCTGCGTCAGAAGACAGGCGACGGGACCATGACGTATCTGAACAAGGGTCAGTTTTACCCTATCACCCTTCGTGAGATTGACAACAAAGGCCTGCAGCAGCCAATCACCAAAGTCAGG AGCGTGGTGATGGTTGTATTCGGGGAGGAGAAGTGCAGAGAGGACCAGCTCAAACATTGGAAGTACTGGCACTCAAGACAACACACTGCCAAGCAGAGGTGTCTCGACAttg CTGACTACAAAGAGAGCTTCAACACGATTGGCAACATCGAGGAGATTTCCTACAATGCCATCTCCTTCACATGGGACACGAATGAAGAGGCCAAA ATCTTCATCTCCGTCAATTGCCTGAGCACGGACTTCTCATCTCAGAAGGGCGTGAAGGGCCTCCCTCTCAACCTGCAGATCGACACGTACAGCTACAACAACCGCAGCAACAAGCCCATccaccgggccttctgccagaTCAAGGTGTTCTGCGACAAGGGGGCCGAGAGGAAGATCCGAGACGAGGAGAGGAAGCAGTCCCGCAGGAAAGGCAAGGTGGCCGACCTCAACCAGGGCCTGTCCT TCGTGGATGTCAAAGTGCCCATCCTCCAGAAGCGCAACGACGTGACCATCTTCAAAATGATGAATGATCTGGAAACCCAGCCTGTGCTCTTCATACCTGATATTCACTTTTCTGCCTTCCAGCGTCAT CCTTTTGCGGCGGAAGATGGAGAAGACAG CTCCGGCATGAAGAGGTTGCCCTTCAGCGATGAGGAGTTCGGGTCACCGCCCAATAAGGTAGCCAGGGCGGAGGAACCCAAGAAAG TGTTGTTGTACGTACGCAAGGAGACGGAGGAGGTGTTTgacgctgtcatgttaaagaaCCCCACTCTGAAAGGCCTGGTGGACGCT ATTTCAGAGAAGTACGACTTGCCGTTGGACAAGGTTGGAAAAGTGTATAAGAAGTGCAAGAAAGG gattTTGGTGCACATGGATGACAACATCATCAAACACTACTCCAATGAAGACACCTTCCAGATCTCCATGGAAGAGCTGGGCGGCATGTACAAGCTCACTCTcactgaaatctga
- the grhl1 gene encoding grainyhead-like protein 1 homolog isoform X3 → MMSINGDEDSAAALGLLYDYYKVPREKRTITQGKPDALVSDVDPNKRHQLQAAHGIPPLPETSMENRIQVLKAPFNILQLAQDKRNQFPSPDTTVTVSIAALQNYPHVKTEVPIHGLTVPNSCAETESHVGVFDRPHLAHNSVQFSPSTQSRTPPDSTFSESFKDGSQEVFSFPGELQLRMSSMTPEDYTHFDTVPGNNFEYTLEASKSLRQKTGDGTMTYLNKGQFYPITLREIDNKGLQQPITKVRSVVMVVFGEEKCREDQLKHWKYWHSRQHTAKQRCLDIADYKESFNTIGNIEEISYNAISFTWDTNEEAKIFISVNCLSTDFSSQKGVKGLPLNLQIDTYSYNNRSNKPIHRAFCQIKVFCDKGAERKIRDEERKQSRRKGKVADLNQGLSFVDVKVPILQKRNDVTIFKMMNDLETQPVLFIPDIHFSAFQRHPFAAEDGEDSSGMKRLPFSDEEFGSPPNKVARAEEPKKVLLYVRKETEEVFDAVMLKNPTLKGLVDAISEKYDLPLDKVGKVYKKCKKGILVHMDDNIIKHYSNEDTFQISMEELGGMYKLTLTEI, encoded by the exons ATGATGAGCATCAACGGGGACGAGGACAGCGCCGCTGCTCTGGGTCTGCTCTATGATTACTATAAG GTGCCCCGGGAAAAAAGAACTATAACCCAGGGCAAGCCAGATGCGTTGGTCTCTGATGTGGATCCCAACAAAAG GCACCAGCTTCAAGCAGCACATGGCATACCTCCTCTTCCAGAGACCAGCATGGAGAACAGAATCCAAGTCCTCAAGGCGCCCTTCAACATTCTCCAACTGGCCCAGGACAAGAGAAATCAGTTCCCATCACCAG ACACGACCGTCACCGTGTCCATCGCCGCCCTGCAGAACTACCCGCACGTCAAGACCGAAGTGCCCATTCACGGTTTGACCGTGCCCAACAGCTGCGCCGAAACTGAAAGCCACGTGGGGGTCTTTGACCGCCCTCACCTGGCCCACAATTCGGTCCAGTTCAGCCCCAGCACGCAGTCCCGCACGCCCCCGGACTCCACCTTCTCGGAGAGCTTTAAGGACGGTTCCCAGGAG GTGTTTTCATTCCCGGGTGAACTTCAGTTACGTATGAGCTCCATGACACCTGAGGACTACACGCACTTTGACACGGTGCCGGG GAATAATTTCGAGTACACCCTCGAAGCATCCAAGTCTCTGCGTCAGAAGACAGGCGACGGGACCATGACGTATCTGAACAAGGGTCAGTTTTACCCTATCACCCTTCGTGAGATTGACAACAAAGGCCTGCAGCAGCCAATCACCAAAGTCAGG AGCGTGGTGATGGTTGTATTCGGGGAGGAGAAGTGCAGAGAGGACCAGCTCAAACATTGGAAGTACTGGCACTCAAGACAACACACTGCCAAGCAGAGGTGTCTCGACAttg CTGACTACAAAGAGAGCTTCAACACGATTGGCAACATCGAGGAGATTTCCTACAATGCCATCTCCTTCACATGGGACACGAATGAAGAGGCCAAA ATCTTCATCTCCGTCAATTGCCTGAGCACGGACTTCTCATCTCAGAAGGGCGTGAAGGGCCTCCCTCTCAACCTGCAGATCGACACGTACAGCTACAACAACCGCAGCAACAAGCCCATccaccgggccttctgccagaTCAAGGTGTTCTGCGACAAGGGGGCCGAGAGGAAGATCCGAGACGAGGAGAGGAAGCAGTCCCGCAGGAAAGGCAAGGTGGCCGACCTCAACCAGGGCCTGTCCT TCGTGGATGTCAAAGTGCCCATCCTCCAGAAGCGCAACGACGTGACCATCTTCAAAATGATGAATGATCTGGAAACCCAGCCTGTGCTCTTCATACCTGATATTCACTTTTCTGCCTTCCAGCGTCAT CCTTTTGCGGCGGAAGATGGAGAAGACAG CTCCGGCATGAAGAGGTTGCCCTTCAGCGATGAGGAGTTCGGGTCACCGCCCAATAAGGTAGCCAGGGCGGAGGAACCCAAGAAAG TGTTGTTGTACGTACGCAAGGAGACGGAGGAGGTGTTTgacgctgtcatgttaaagaaCCCCACTCTGAAAGGCCTGGTGGACGCT ATTTCAGAGAAGTACGACTTGCCGTTGGACAAGGTTGGAAAAGTGTATAAGAAGTGCAAGAAAGG gattTTGGTGCACATGGATGACAACATCATCAAACACTACTCCAATGAAGACACCTTCCAGATCTCCATGGAAGAGCTGGGCGGCATGTACAAGCTCACTCTcactgaaatctga
- the grhl1 gene encoding grainyhead-like protein 1 homolog isoform X2, whose protein sequence is MSQEHDNKRAVLVVQNDPNYAGQRRSFTTEDEAWKSFLENPLTAATKAMMSINGDEDSAAALGLLYDYYKVPREKRTITQGKPDALVSDVDPNKRHQLQAAHGIPPLPETSMENRIQVLKAPFNILQLAQDKRNQFPSPDTTVTVSIAALQNYPHVKTEVPIHGLTVPNSCAETESHVGVFDRPHLAHNSVQFSPSTQSRTPPDSTFSESFKDGSQEVFSFPGELQLRMSSMTPEDYTHFDTVPGNNFEYTLEASKSLRQKTGDGTMTYLNKGQFYPITLREIDNKGLQQPITKVRSVVMVVFGEEKCREDQLKHWKYWHSRQHTAKQRCLDIADYKESFNTIGNIEEISYNAISFTWDTNEEAKIFISVNCLSTDFSSQKGVKGLPLNLQIDTYSYNNRSNKPIHRAFCQIKVFCDKGAERKIRDEERKQSRRKVVDVKVPILQKRNDVTIFKMMNDLETQPVLFIPDIHFSAFQRHPFAAEDGEDSSGMKRLPFSDEEFGSPPNKVARAEEPKKVLLYVRKETEEVFDAVMLKNPTLKGLVDAISEKYDLPLDKVGKVYKKCKKGILVHMDDNIIKHYSNEDTFQISMEELGGMYKLTLTEI, encoded by the exons ATGTCACAGGAGCATGACAA CAAGCGTGCCGTCCTGGTCGTGCAGAATGACCCCAACTACGCCGGCCAGCGTCGCTCCTTCACCACAGAAGATGAAGCCTGGAAGTCGTTCCTGGAGAACCCCTTGACGGCGGCCACCAAGGCCATGATGAGCATCAACGGGGACGAGGACAGCGCCGCTGCTCTGGGTCTGCTCTATGATTACTATAAG GTGCCCCGGGAAAAAAGAACTATAACCCAGGGCAAGCCAGATGCGTTGGTCTCTGATGTGGATCCCAACAAAAG GCACCAGCTTCAAGCAGCACATGGCATACCTCCTCTTCCAGAGACCAGCATGGAGAACAGAATCCAAGTCCTCAAGGCGCCCTTCAACATTCTCCAACTGGCCCAGGACAAGAGAAATCAGTTCCCATCACCAG ACACGACCGTCACCGTGTCCATCGCCGCCCTGCAGAACTACCCGCACGTCAAGACCGAAGTGCCCATTCACGGTTTGACCGTGCCCAACAGCTGCGCCGAAACTGAAAGCCACGTGGGGGTCTTTGACCGCCCTCACCTGGCCCACAATTCGGTCCAGTTCAGCCCCAGCACGCAGTCCCGCACGCCCCCGGACTCCACCTTCTCGGAGAGCTTTAAGGACGGTTCCCAGGAG GTGTTTTCATTCCCGGGTGAACTTCAGTTACGTATGAGCTCCATGACACCTGAGGACTACACGCACTTTGACACGGTGCCGGG GAATAATTTCGAGTACACCCTCGAAGCATCCAAGTCTCTGCGTCAGAAGACAGGCGACGGGACCATGACGTATCTGAACAAGGGTCAGTTTTACCCTATCACCCTTCGTGAGATTGACAACAAAGGCCTGCAGCAGCCAATCACCAAAGTCAGG AGCGTGGTGATGGTTGTATTCGGGGAGGAGAAGTGCAGAGAGGACCAGCTCAAACATTGGAAGTACTGGCACTCAAGACAACACACTGCCAAGCAGAGGTGTCTCGACAttg CTGACTACAAAGAGAGCTTCAACACGATTGGCAACATCGAGGAGATTTCCTACAATGCCATCTCCTTCACATGGGACACGAATGAAGAGGCCAAA ATCTTCATCTCCGTCAATTGCCTGAGCACGGACTTCTCATCTCAGAAGGGCGTGAAGGGCCTCCCTCTCAACCTGCAGATCGACACGTACAGCTACAACAACCGCAGCAACAAGCCCATccaccgggccttctgccagaTCAAGGTGTTCTGCGACAAGGGGGCCGAGAGGAAGATCCGAGACGAGGAGAGGAAGCAGTCCCGCAGGAAAG TCGTGGATGTCAAAGTGCCCATCCTCCAGAAGCGCAACGACGTGACCATCTTCAAAATGATGAATGATCTGGAAACCCAGCCTGTGCTCTTCATACCTGATATTCACTTTTCTGCCTTCCAGCGTCAT CCTTTTGCGGCGGAAGATGGAGAAGACAG CTCCGGCATGAAGAGGTTGCCCTTCAGCGATGAGGAGTTCGGGTCACCGCCCAATAAGGTAGCCAGGGCGGAGGAACCCAAGAAAG TGTTGTTGTACGTACGCAAGGAGACGGAGGAGGTGTTTgacgctgtcatgttaaagaaCCCCACTCTGAAAGGCCTGGTGGACGCT ATTTCAGAGAAGTACGACTTGCCGTTGGACAAGGTTGGAAAAGTGTATAAGAAGTGCAAGAAAGG gattTTGGTGCACATGGATGACAACATCATCAAACACTACTCCAATGAAGACACCTTCCAGATCTCCATGGAAGAGCTGGGCGGCATGTACAAGCTCACTCTcactgaaatctga
- the LOC133169108 gene encoding 14-3-3 protein zeta-like, with protein sequence MDKDDLIQKAKLAEQAERYDDMAECMKVVTEKGEDLTNEERNLLSVAYKNVVGARRSSWRVLSSIEAKSDTSEKKLQLVKEYREKVEKELQEICSSVLSLLENYLIKNSKQESKVFYLKMKGDYYRYLAEVASGDDKKKIIENSQQAYQEAFDISKTDMDPTHPIRLGLALNFSVFYYEILNSPEKACELAKKAFDEAIAELDQLNEESYKDSTLIMQLLRDNLTLWTSDTAGEENDAGERGDSGETEN encoded by the exons atgGATAAAGATGATCTTATCCAGAAGGCCAAACTGGCAGAGCAGGCCGAGCGTTACGACGACATGGCCGAGTGCATGAAGGTGGTCACTGAGAAGGGCGAGGACCTGACGAACGAGGAGAGGAACCTGCTGTCCGTCGCCTACAAGAACGTGGTGGGGGCCCGGCGCTCCTCATGGAGGGTGCTCTCCAGCATCGAAGCCAAGTCCGATACGAGCGAGAAGAAGCTGCAGCTGGTTAAGGAATATCGGGAGAAAGTGGAGAAGGAGCTGCAAGAGATCTGCTCGAGCGTTTTG TCACTGCTGGAGAACTATTTAATTAAGAACTCCAAACAAGAGAGCAAAGTTTTTTACCTGAAGATGAAGGGGGACTACTATAGATACCTCGCTGAAGTTGCCTCCGGAGATGACAAGAAAA AGATAATCGAAAACTCGCAGCAGGCGTACCAGGAAGCGTTTGACATCAGTAAGACGGACATGGACCCCACACATCCCATCCGCTTGGGTCTGGCTCTTAACTTCTCCGTCTTCTACTATGAGATCCTCAACTCTCCAGAAAAAGCTTGTGAACTCGCTAAAAAG GCGTTCGACGAGGCCATCGCCGAGCTTGACCAACTAAACGAGGAGTCCTACAAAGACAGCACCCTCATCATGCAGCTCCTCAGAGACAATCTGACA